TTACTTTACCAATTAAATGTTATAATCCAGCTGTGTACATATGGCTTTATAAAGGTATTGCAATCAAAATTTTAAATACGAAGCGGTGCAATTTGTGAGTGAAAACTGAAAAATCATAATGACTTTAAAAATCATGCAGCCAAAACTGCATGGGCTTATCGCTCTCCTTATCTTCACCCAGCTCTTTCCAAGGAAAGGTGGTCATCAAGCCCTCTCTTTTTGTATATCCCCGTTTTTGCCAGAAAGGTTCAAGGGAAAAATATTCCTCAGGCTTGCGTGGGTCGGCTACATCCCGAACAACTGCGCAAAACGTTGCCGTTTTATATCCTGCCCTACTGGCAAATGCCTCTCTTTCGTCAAAAAAGCGATGGCCGATTCCATGATGACGGTAGTCCGGTTCCAGAACGGATTCAGCCAGATAGAAGACCTTTGAGATATCTATCCCCTTTTCTTCAAAGGGGCGCCGGAACTCTTCCGTTTCCATTTTCAAAGGTTGCGCAGTCGCCGCACCCACAAGTCTTCCTTGGTCTATTGCCGCAACAAGAACGCAACTATCTGATTCCACATAGCGGGAAAGATAGTTTTCCTCATATTCCACCGAACCGTCATAGAGGTAAGGCCATTCTCTGAAAACCGATATCCGTAATTTGGCAAGATCACCGATCACGGCTCTAAGGTCATCTTTTACAAGTGTTTTTATCTCAAGGCTCACAGTAATGCCCCATTTAGTGTTATTGTCCGCGAAACGCTTGGTGAGTGTGTGGCTTGACCTTCGCATTTATTTAGTGTCTGACAAGTCTCACAATGCTGCCGGGTGGAGTATTTTTCTCCATTCTCAATTGAGATTGGCCTTAACTCATTTATTGTAGAGGCTACCATTTGTGCTCTGACAAACAAGAACTGACTTTCTATGAACTCTTTTAATGCATCCAGCCGCTGGAGACCTCTTCTCCAGAAAAGCTTCGCGAAAAAAACCGGTGTTGCGGCACTGCTTATCGTCTTGGGCAGTGTG
This genomic window from Pseudovibrio sp. M1P-2-3 contains:
- a CDS encoding GNAT family N-acetyltransferase, with product MRRSSHTLTKRFADNNTKWGITVSLEIKTLVKDDLRAVIGDLAKLRISVFREWPYLYDGSVEYEENYLSRYVESDSCVLVAAIDQGRLVGAATAQPLKMETEEFRRPFEEKGIDISKVFYLAESVLEPDYRHHGIGHRFFDEREAFASRAGYKTATFCAVVRDVADPRKPEEYFSLEPFWQKRGYTKREGLMTTFPWKELGEDKESDKPMQFWLHDF